One region of Quercus lobata isolate SW786 chromosome 2, ValleyOak3.0 Primary Assembly, whole genome shotgun sequence genomic DNA includes:
- the LOC115978008 gene encoding protein RADIALIS-like 6, which produces MASGGNSNWTAKQNKRFENALVMYPKDTPDRWHNLARAVGGKTVEEVIKHYEELVEDLRQIETGHVPLPNYRDTEENSKGYNYMDEEQRLRNLRLK; this is translated from the exons ATGGCTTCAGGTGGTAACTCTAACTGGACagccaaacaaaacaaaaggtttGAGAATGCTTTGGTTATGTATCCCAAGGACACCCCAGATCGCTGGCACAATTTGGCCAGAGCAGTGGGTGGGAAAACTGTGGAGGAAGTGATTAAGCATTATGAGGAACTTGTGGAAGATCTCAGGCAGATTGAGACTGGCCATGTTCCCTTGCCCAATTACAGAGACACTGAAGAGAACAGCAAAGGTTACAATTACATGGATGAAGAACAAag GCTGAGGAATCTGAGGCTGAAATGA